The Heterodontus francisci isolate sHetFra1 chromosome 14, sHetFra1.hap1, whole genome shotgun sequence nucleotide sequence ATAAAGGAGGTTGGGTAAAATAACTGCCACAACAGCAATGACTGTTCCTCCTGTAATTTGCATCTGGGAGATAAGGTACTTGCTGTTCTCATAATATTATGGAATATTAGATCATCAATTGGCAAAGTAAAGTGTGTCAAAACAGTCTAAAAAGCCAAAGGCATATTACAAACATACAATGAAGGATAGGAAGAGACCCTTTGGTCCATCCAGCCCATCCCACACCACTGTGATGCTTCACAATACATATTGGGAAGAACTGGTGAAGAATAAattcagagaaacatagaaacatagaaactaggaaaTAATTCCCATTTATTTACATTTTCCACAGGAAAGGTTAGAAATTTTTCCCTTATGGTTCACTGCCCTTTTTTAATTAAGCAAATTGGCATGAATTTGTGTGATATTTAATGTCCTTCTGTGGTTAAAAAGATGCAAATATGTAACTCGAACAAATAtttccctccctctccatccctctccccttcctcaatGGTTCATATGATTTTGGGGCAATTTTAACTATTATCTGCAggtgtaaaatggatgatagcgAATTGAAAATTCGTTTTAACCTCAATTCTTTTTTCCATTCAAGAAAATGGGTCAAGGTGCAATAATAGGTGACAGATTCACTATCACCTGTTTTCTCATGCCCATAAAAGTTAACTTTGTTCCCACTGAGTGGGGAATCACAGGGTGCTAACATCCAGTTCATCCTGTGTCAGGTACAACACGTCAAATTCAGAATTAAAGCCCTGTTTATACTTACACAGTATTGCAGCTGAACACTTTAAAGCACTTTCTATGGATCAGTATGATTTTTCCATTTCCCTCACCAAACATCCTTGAGAGCTGATTAATGACCAGTAATTGCTCAAAGGAATAATTTTAACCCATGGGCAAAGGGAGGAAATTCTAGGGTGAGCAATAGCCCAGCAATAGCCACCTTTGGGTGCATATACTTCATCATTGATTTCACATTGAGGCCCACAGACCTGTACCTTCACCCCAAGATTCCACAGACCCATATACATCTGTATAGGCTTTCACACCAAAGCTGCACTCACCACTGACTATTTAGCTGATATAATCAACTTATCAACCTCAGGCTCTAGGCTATGCACTTTGCCATTCTGTCTCCATCACTTTCACTGAATGCAAATGTACTTGTGTGACTAAGGAGGATATTCTATGTAAAACTTTTCTCCCAGGCTACCTCTGACCAGGTAAATTTACTTTTGTAAGCATGGGAAAGGATGACTGTCAAGACACTTGTCAGTGGGCAGTTATCGCTCCTTCTAACATTTAGAGTTATGAGGCAATTTAGATGAGTACATGCCACCATTAATGCAGATAACCTGCACAGGACAGATGCTAGATGGAAACTGGATACTTGAGTGCAATATCTGATTGCCTCAGGTTAACACACAATGGTTAATCACATTTAACAAAACAAGATGAACTGAGCAGGTCTAATTTGCTGGACCAAAATCTTGAAGCTCTGCAGCAAAATTAGATTTTATTTTCGTACTGTGAAATCAAAGCTTGCTCACTGCTCCCTCATCAAATATCAATATCCACAGTTCCCAGAAATGTTTTCTTTTAACAACCAGCTCCAGGACAAACAACTCTCACACCCTCAAAATAAGAGGTGATAAGAATTGATGAGGCTAAAAGATTATTAAAATATTTCAACCTCATTGAAATGAAAATTGAGAGAAATACTTAAAAAGTGACTGAACCCATATTGATTTGTTAGGGAGACGTTTCATATGGATTTGCCTGAGGTTTGGCTGCACCCTCAGGAGATTGAGTGGTTTTGGTTGAGTGTGGAGAATAATAGTTGTTCTATGGCCAGTGGGTGGAAGAAGGTGGGACGGGTAGGATGGGGAAATGAGGCTGTTGGACCACCCGGCTTTTTTTGTTCTAATTCCTTTCCGTCGGGAGATCCCACACTGTTTCCCCAATGGTCTGACAAGGTGCACATGATAAGGTGTTCAACTGCTGTGAGGCATGTTCTTTAAACTGTGTCCTTACCCACTGTGGGTGCTCTCTTCTCCACACACACCCCCCATCCTGTCCTTACCCAGTGTGGGTGCTGAATCCCTCCTTCCCTCCTGACCCCCTCCCGTCCTTACCCACTGTGCATGCTATCTTTGCCCCCTCCCTGTCCTTACCCACTGTGGGTGGTCTCTCCCCTGCCTCTGTCCTTACTCACAGTGGCtgctctccccccgcccctctgTCCTTACCCACTGTGGGTGCACTCTCCCCCCGCCCCACAGCCCCGCTCTGTCCTTATCCACTGTGGGtattctcttcccccccctcccccgtccttACCCACTGTGGGTGCTCTCACCCCCTCTCTGTACTTACCTACTGTGGGTGCTCTGCCCCCCCATTCTGTCCTTACCCACTGTGGGTGCTCTCACCCCCTCTCTGTACTTACCTACTGTGGGTGCTCTGCCCCCCCCCATTCTGTCATTACCCACTGTGGGTGCTCTCACCCCCTCTCTGTACTTACCTACTGTGGGTGCTCTGCCCCCCCATTCTGTCCTTACCCACTGTGGGTGCTCTCACCCCCTCTCTGTACTTACCTACTGTGGGTGCTCTGCCCCCCCATTCTGTCTTTACCCACTGTGGGtgctctcaccctctctctgtacTTACCTACTGTGGGTGATCTGCCCCCCCCCCATTCTGTCCTTACCCACTGTGGGTGATCTACACCACAGAAAAGATGTATCTTATTCAACTTTTTAACTACAAGATTCCCAATGGAGTAAATTAAACGTTGGCTTTAAGTATGGTGTGCAAGTGAAACTTGAACATGTTGCTGGATGCACTAACTAAAACAAAACAACTTGATTCTCCAGATCAAGATTTTCCTACACTCGGTAGCTATTCAGTTCCTTCCTAAGGATGACTGCTTTTCTAATCTTTCTTGGATGAAAGTCTCTGATCTTTTCCCCACTTCTGCTCCATGTTTTATCAAACAGTGCCCCATCCTATATCCATGGTTCCCCATCCTACATCTTACATCCTATGGTGCTCCACCCTATTTCCAtcttggttcactgatgtcctttagggaatgaaatctgccatccttacacagtctagcctatatgtgactccagacccacagcaatgtgccctctgaaatggcctagaaagctacttagttgtatcaaaccactacgaaaaacattaagaataaaactggaagaaccacctggcatcaacctgggCACCGAACACAAGAAAGGCACACCCTTTccagtcgatcctgcaaagtcctcctcacgaaCATTTAGGTTTCTGCCACAataagatgcatctgtccatgacagtattggtaggagtgaccacagagtctttgtggagatgaagtttcaccttcacactgaggacaccctccagcgtgttgtgtggcactattactctgttgaatgggatagactcagaacagatctagcagaacTATGTTCCACCACTGATTCGAGGTCacaaatctgaaacgttaactgtgcttctctctcaatggatgctgcctgatctgctgagtatttccagcactttctgtttttatttcagatttccagcatctgcaatattttgcttttattattgtattccaccacaatctgtaacctcatggccttgcatattcctcactctaccattattatCAAGCCAAGGAACCAACCCcaattcaatgaggagtgtaagagagcatgccaagagcactagcaccaggcatacctaaaaatgaggtgccaacctggtgaagctacaatacgggattacatgcatgctaaacagtggaagcagcatggaatagacagagcaaagtgatcccacagaGATAAAAgccctgcagtcttgccacatccagttgtgaatagcggtgggcaattaaataactaacaggaatGATGGGAGAGCTcaatacatcagtgcaaaagaaaaggctgaagcatttgcaactttcatcagccagaagtgccaagtggatgatccgtctcagcctcctcctgaggtcccaccatcacagatgccagtcttcagccaatttgattcactccacgtgacatcaagaaatggctgaaggcacttgatacagcaaaggctatgggccctgacagcatcccggcaatagtactgaagacttgtgctccagaactagccgcacctgtagtcaagttgttccagtacagctataacactggcatcttcctgacaatatggaaaatgtgctatccacaaaaagctggacaaatccaatacAGGCAATTACTGCCCCGTTAGCCTACTCCCAAACATTAGCGAAGTGATGAAGGTGGcattgacagcgctatcaagtgcCATTTatacaacaataacctgctcaccgattctcagtttgggttccgtcaggaccactcagctccagacctcattacagccttggtccagaggtgaggtgagagcgactgcctttgacatcaaggctggATTTTACACAGGGTGTCATCAACGAGCCCTAGTAAAACTATAGTCaacaggaatcaggggaaaaactctccactggttggagtcatacttagcacaaaggaagatggttgtggttgttggcagcCAATCAGCTCAGCCCTTGCACATCACATCAGAGTTTCTCAGGGAAGTATCCTAGgcccaagccaaaagacttgcaggttgataggtaaattggccattataaattgtcactagtataggtaggtggtagggaaatataggaacaggtggggatgtttggtaggaatatgggattaatgtaggattagtataaatgggtgtttgatgttcggcacagactcggtgggccgaagggcctgtttcagtgctgtatctctaatctaatctaatctaatcttcaactgcttcatcaatgacctttcctctatcATAAGTTCAGAAATCaggttgttcactgatgattgcagagaattcagttccatttgcattcctcagatactgaagcagtccgtgcccgcatgcagcaagacctgaacaacattcaggctcagGTTGATTAGTCACATTTGTGATAtataagtgctgggcaatgaccatctccaataacagagaacctaaccatctccccttgacattcactggcattatcatcactgaatcccccacatcaacatcctggggggtcaccattgaccaaaactgaactggaccaaccatataaatctgtggctacaagagcaggtcaggggctaggaattctgcggcgagtgactcacttcctgtctctccaaagcagttccaccaactacaaggcacaagtcaggagtgtaatggaatactctccacttgcttggatgagtgcagctccaacaacacttaaggagctcgacaccatccaggacaaagcagcccacttgatgggcaccccatccatcaccttcaacattcactccctccaccactggcgcactatggctgcagtgtgtcccgtctacaagatggactgcagcaactcgccaaggcttcttcaagcaCCTCTCAaattcgtgaccactaccacctagaaggacaatggaagcaggtgcatgggaactccaccacctccaagcgcccctccaagccacacaccatcctgacttaaaaaTATATCATCTtcgtcatcgctgggtcaaaatccgggaactccctccctaacagcactgtgggagtacctacaccacatggactgtaacagttcaagaagacggatcaccaccaccttctcaagggcaattagggttgggcaataaatgctggccaagccattgACGCCTACATTCCATGAATGTACAAAAAAATTTCCATATCTGTGCTACTGATGGATTTACCTTTTAACTACCAATAGCAGGGCAGAGGACAATCCACCCACTCCTTCCTAGCCTCAGGGATTACTTTATTCAAACTGGTAGAACAGTGGAGGAGGGAGTAAGCAGGAAGCAGCATTATGGGCCAGTAGCATATATTCACAAAAACGTGAATGTGCAAAAAGATGCACAAATATCACCTAATACCCCTAGCATGCCTGACTGTTCAAAATTCAGTTTCTTATAAGCAAAGAGAACCTAAATGAAGCTCTTGTTCTTTAATTGCTGTCACAGTTTAGGGTGAAGAAGACAATGGAGCCAGTCCAGCCGAGGACCCGGCTAACATCACCTAAAATCTATGGCCCCAAACCAATGGTAACATCACCGGAATTCATTAATTTCACCGACTACAAGTTGGGAATGACAGATGAACCTCTGTCAGCTGAAAGGAAGGAAGCCGACGTATCCAGCTTAATGATGGATTCATTCGAAGAGCTGTTTGTTATTTCCAGGAATGGTAAGGTTGTAAGCTAGAGAGCGAATGGGGTGCTGCAGCTTCTGCATGCTTTAACACATCACAAGAATAATAACAACATCTTCAATTTTCCTTTATAAGTCAGGTCTAAAATGATTAACTATTTGATGCCCGGTATGCAGGTGTACAGCTGACTTAGCCACATTTCACCCAATATAAAGGCAAGTGTATAAAGCCATGATGTAAAGTCCCAATAAATTCTAGGATGTGGCTCATAAGTGGgtgtaacttttttttaaagtgcaaCAGTAAGTATAGATTTAGATTCTGATGCGGCCTGTACAACAGATTTCACAAAATGTTGCATCATGTTAATCACAAGGATGTTTGCTAGATCCATTTTGTCACCGAAAGTTGCCCAGTGCTGCAGTTTACCTGTGTACAGGCATGCTACATCACAAAGGGCAATGGCGTGAATCTTCATACGTTGAGTTCCTcatctcagttgtcaagggaagagACGCAAAGCACAGGTGACGTGCCATTTCTTCCAGGACGTAAAACAGATTAAAATTAAAGAGAGGGGTTAAAATTCCTTTAGGCCCATTTTCAAGCCTGAAATGAGGAGTCCCAAAGTTGGGTAGCAGGCCTCAGTACTATTACTTGGGCAAACCGCCAGTgcctgtcataagaacataagaaacaggaacaggaataggccattcagcccattgagcttgctctggcattcaataagatcatggctgatttgattgtggccttaactccactttcctgcctgctccccataactctTGGATCCCCTGGGgatcataaatctgtctaactcagccttaagtatattcaatgacccagcccccactgctcgctggggaagagaattccaaacactaacgaccatctgagagaagaagttcctcctcatctccatctttaaaggggagatcccttattttgaaactgtcccCCCTatttagattcccccatgaggggaaacatcctctcagcagttaccttgtcaagctccctcagaattttatattttTCAGCAAAGACCACTTCTCATTCATCTAAAGTCTAGTGAgtgaggtccaacctgctcaatgtttcctcataagacaaccccttcattccaggaatcaacctagtgaactttctcagaactgcttccaatgcaagtatattcctcctaagtaaggagaccaaaactatacatagcacgctaggtgcagtctcaccaatgcccagtgcagctgtagcaaaacttccttacttttatgctccattccccttgcaataaatgccaacattccatttgccttcctaactacttgcagcatctgcatgctaaccttttgtgatccatgtacaaggacacccagatccctctgtaccgcagcattctgcagtctctccccatttaagtaatattctgcttttctattcttcccaccaaaatgggcaacctcacattttcccacattatactccatgtaccaaatttttgcccactcacttaacctatctatatctctttggagacactttaTGCCCTCATCACCAAATTCTCGCGTTAAGCACTCTGTCTCGCACTATTCAGTCAAGCATAACTGCCTACTTCGTGCTACTTACTTTGTGCAATTGCAACAACTTCCTGTATTTATACTGGCTGGAATTTCAGAGACCTGAGTCAGGTCCTGCTGACTAGGGAACCAGTTCTAacaagctacctaattaactaactgtACAGCTGACAGTCGCAAGCAGCTTGTTTCCTACTGACTGAAACTGAAAGAAACTACTGTCACACCTCCACAGGCTCCAAGGTAAGTGCTGGAATGGAGGGATGGAGTGGCAGCAAGCTGGACTATCAGGAGTATTGTGAAGCCAGCTAACCATTCCTTCCTGCTCTGTTTCTGCAGCAATGAATTTtgacattttaaaaaatcaaactCACCTTTAGTTGGCGATCACCGGAAAATCCTAAGTGAAGCAGGCCCCACTTCTGCTTTCCTCCTCAGTAGCCAGTTTCACTGAGGGGGCTTAAAACATGTGTTAGGCTCCTCACTAATATCTGTGTTAAGCAGACGCCAGGGACACCTGAGACATGGTCCAATCCCTCATCAGGTTAGTGAAATTTCAGGCATACTTTTGGCACAGGATGTTGGTCCCCAAAATAGCCCTTGTCACGTTTGTTTCATGATCATGATAGGCACAATGATGTTCAGTTACTACCCCAGAGAGATTCTCATGCATCTGTTCACAGTCACTGAATGTCACTTACAATGGCCTGCTGGTCCCTTCAATTAACAAGAAAACCATGATATAGGGAAAGGAGGCAAAAAATAGAGAACATCAGCTGAACAAATTCAAATGAAAGGGAGAATCTGACTCTCAGTGTCCCATCACAAGTTACCAGCGCCCTGCTCCAGTGCTGAGGATTTCTGGTCCCTATTTCTTGAAGTGAATCTGGTTTCGACCCTGAAAAGACTGAACAAAAATGCACCATGGACAAAATGTTTTGCTTTTGTCACCTTTCAGTTATATGCAGCTTCTCTGGAGTCAATGGCACTTGTTTTGTAGGATGGACATGTTGCTCTCTTTTCTTCACAGTTTTCTCTTATTTATCCTCAATATTACACACCTCTTTCAGTTAGGAGGGTGGAGCAGGTTTGCTATTCCCAGGTCACTCAAAGCTTCTCTTACGCTGTCACCATGAGGTACACAAGAATGACCAGGGAAGGGCTGGAATTTCTCTGTCTGATTCTTTTTCTCCTTTCTAATTGTGCAGCTGCTCATACTTTATTTGAACCACAGCTCAGTAACGTTCCTTCTTTCTGATTAAATGTCAGCTGCCTTTGACGCCATTTCCCTATCAGACGATTTGGAGACTGAAATATCCGAGGATTGGATGGAAGCTGTGAAGCTGCATTATGCAATGAAACATAACCACCACAAGTCAGAATTTCATCTCACCATTATTGAAGGTGCAGCATTTGTTTAATACTATTAAGAACACAGTGTAAAGGAGATGGTTGCCATCAGGGCTAAGGTAATAATCACTCAGTTCTGGAGGAGCTGAGAGTTGTTTACTATTACCCACCATGATGAAGCAATCAAGTTTAGTAATATGGCCAGTAATGTGAACAGTGTTGTTATGCTGAAGATGATTTGTTATATGGTGGAGTCCAATTAGTTGCCCAAAACCCACACCCACACAAATATAATCAGTATTTGGGATAAAAGAAATTTTTTTAATTTAcattttctttccctttctttaggttcccctctatcaacttcagCGTgcaatccagcactttctgtctagCCTCTGATCATTCCATTTCCCTCCTCCTGCCATGGTTGAAATGGGGAACCTGCCATTCAGAAATTCACAGTGCCATTAATGCCATGGAGCAGCAAATAGGTGCAGAATGAGCTGTACCGTTCTGTGGGTCTGTCACTCTTAAAACCATCTTCAATTTCAATCATTGTTTCGAAATAATATCTAACAGCAATAATAATTTCTAAAACACACCCATATCAAGAACATTTTTGGGGCTAATGTCTCCTTTAGAGTCTGGCCTCCCATTATTCTAGAATAGTTGCAGATATGGTGGAACCTCCAATCACCTGCTGTTTGTGGTTTACCATTTGGGAATAGCAATGCTCTGATTGGTTACTTCAGCACTGTAATTTCCCACTGCCCATCCCCTGTGGTTTACAGAATGGTCATTGCAATTCCTTCCCTGCTTCCATTTTCCTCCATTCTCCGGTGTCCTTGTGCAGCATGCCAACCATTTGTCAGAGGATAGACAAGTGAACTGACCCAACATCTCCACCAATGTTGCTCTGAGTCAGGCATAAGAGATGTATAATGGTAACCCAGTGTTGTCTGTCCCTTTTAATTTCCTACAGCATTCTGGGGAAAGGAAAGAAATTAGGACAGACGAACTTgcaatttatgcagtgcctttctcATTCTCAGATTGTCCCAATGTACTTGACAGCCAATAAATTATTTTTGACGTGTTACCACTGTTGTTTTGTTCTCAAATGTGGTTGTCAATTTGTgtgcagcaaggtcccataaacagcgatCAGATAAGATCAtggaaacacaaacagaaacagacCGTTAGGGCTGTCAAGTCtgtgttcattttttttttacatgagCCATCTAGTATAATCCTATGCCCTTGTTCGCTCCTCATATATTCCTCTTTTTCAGGCAATCTCTTTTAAACGTACTTGTGAATTCTGTTCCAACAACAGTTTGTGGCAGAGAATTGCACTTTCTAACCACCTCTATGTAAAGAAATTTGTTCTAACCTCCGGATAAATTGTTTTTGTGCCACTGTTACTGTgtcaccaaccagtggaaacagtctGTTACCATTTACCCCGTTATAATCCTTCATAATCTGGAAGGTCTCTATCGCGCCATCCTCAACCTTCTCAGCTCCAACCTCCTGAGCCTGTTTAATATTCTACCACAGTGAGGCGGTTACAATTGAGTCCTCTTTGGTGAAGGGTATTAAAGTTATGAATTGGTGGTCCAGGACCTCACAAAGGCTGCATACCAGGACTCCAACATCCTCCAGCACTGCAGACACCATTTTGGATTTTGGTGCACCTTTTATTCCTTCCACTGACTGTCATTTGTATCTTTAAATTTAGTTTCTTTATTTAGTGCATTTAAAATACTGGCAAAATGGAGAAATTTGAAGAAGCTCAGAGCCCAAAAAACTTGCACCGGACTAGTGATTATTTTAGCATCTGGTTTCACTTCATACGAAGCTATTGTCAGGGGTGATAAAACATCATCATTCAATCCTAAATTTATCAGGTACTGAGTAATATTGCTGCCATCAACCCAGATTCAACCTTTTTCTCTTTTCCCTTAACTTTCTCTTATTGTTGTCCAGCCCAGAATATAGTTACAGTGGAAAATATGAACTACTGCAACACCTACGTGGTAGGCACCTTGATCACGAAGCTTGGGAAGACCAAGGCTGAGACCTCCATCCAAACCAAGACCTTGCACCCAGTTTGGCAGGAGACTCTGATATTCCCAGTCTCAGAGGAATACGTGCAGAATGGGACTTTAACACTGGCCGTCTACAGCTGTGATATGTATTCCAGGCATAACTGTGTGGGGGAAGCTCAGCTCAACCTATCTGACGTGGTTGTAGATGTAAGAACTGATTCCTGGATTAATCTGAGGGCGCCTGAAAAGGTACCTTTTTTTCCTTCTCCCCAGTTCAGCTTGCTTGCTGAGATCACAATGTGAGTCATTGTGAGGCCTCTCAGATGACAAACATGTATGTAAGTAGATGCTGCAAGGCAGCTCAACCTTTTGAATCACTAATGTCAGGCAAAGAGAAAGTATTTGTAGGTTGTGGAAATATACCTTGATTTTATGAGGACAATTTTTTAAAGGGGACATGTATGCTATTGAATTGCCTggtaatcatagagtcatttatggcacagaaggtggccatttggcccatcgagtccatgccggctctccacggagctatgctgtcagtcccactccccagctcgatccctgcagcttgcaagtctgtttctctcaggtggccatccaacttcctcttgaagtcagtgattgtctccacttccatcacccttgtgggcaacgagttccaggtcattacaactcgctgcgtaaaatgtgcttcctcatattccccctgcatcttttgcccaaaccttTCAATCTGTGTGCCCTAATCCTGGTGACGTgtaaatgggaacagcttttccttgtctaacttatctaagcctgtcataatcttgtacacttctattaaatctaccctctatctcctttgttctaaagagaacaaacccaggttTTCCAATCtaaccatccctggaatcattctggtaaatcttctctataccctctccagggccctcacatccttcctaaagtgcggtggccagaactggatgcaatactcaagatgaggcctaaccagagctttataaaggttcagcataacatccctgcttttgttctcaatgcctctatttatgaagcccaagatcccatatgctttactaaccactctctcaatatgttctgcactTCCAAAGATCTATGTCCATGCACCCCcaagtccttctgttcctgcacactctttagaactgtgccattaagtatatattgcttcttcctattccttctgccaaaatgcatcacctcacacttgtcaggattaaattccatctgccaccactCTACCCATTCTGCAGGcctgcctatgtcctgttgcaggcagttcatatcatcctcattgtttgcctcacctccaagtttggtgtcatcagcaaattttgagattctactctgtattccaagatccaagtccttTATATAATAGCAAAAAAATAGCAgtcgtcccagcactgacccttggggaacaccactgtctaccatcttccagtctgaaaagcaaccatttactatgactcgctgttttctgaccttaagccaattttctatccaattagacattgaccctcctattccatgagcctcaattttgttacttgtaagtgattcaatgggggggggggggggcttggaattaagtggatgatggGCAGCCCTCATGCGCCTTTGGAATCCCAGCCATTGAAAGCCTCGGTGCCGCAATGGATATGCAGCCAtggccagcactgcataggggaagaggggggagcagaggccattgtcggcctgtagtgctgtgcgctctgcatgggtgggcttggtctcaggtggcaaTATCAAGTGAACTGGGTCTCAGGCAGTTGTACTGGGTAAGTAGGGTCTCAGGTGTTGTGCAAGGGGGTGCTGGGTGTCGGGCGATCTGAAATGGGGGGGTTGGTTTTGGATGGCAGTATCAGGtgcccaaactgttgggtgagagggtcgggtgtccatactgctgggtgagagtgttagctatcagcaagggtgggccctgagggccatcaggg carries:
- the syt13 gene encoding synaptotagmin-13 isoform X1, translated to MRQSNIVHTALQFRVKKTMEPVQPRTRLTSPKIYGPKPMVTSPEFINFTDYKLGMTDEPLSAERKEADVSSLMMDSFEELFVISRNAAFDAISLSDDLETEISEDWMEAVKLHYAMKHNHHKSEFHLTIIEAQNIVTVENMNYCNTYVVGTLITKLGKTKAETSIQTKTLHPVWQETLIFPVSEEYVQNGTLTLAVYSCDMYSRHNCVGEAQLNLSDVVVDVRTDSWINLRAPEKDSVKSPGEILFSINYLPAANRLIVVVMKARCLNSEKLKDLIDVSVKLTLMHQSLKLKKKHTRRVKHKINPIWNEMIMFEVPYDLLCKSSLELEMLNQDCSGQHHLLGKCSLGLNSTDLELSHWQEMLNKPKKQIAMWHKLHA
- the syt13 gene encoding synaptotagmin-13 isoform X2 — encoded protein: MRQSNIVHTALQFRVKKTMEPVQPRTRLTSPKIYGPKPMVTSPEFINFTDYKLGMTDEPLSAERKEADVSSLMMDSFEELFVISRNAAFDAISLSDDLETEISEDWMEAVKLHYAMKHNHHKSEFHLTIIEAQNIVTVENMNYCNTYVVGTLITKLGKTKAETSIQTKTLHPVWQETLIFPVSEEYVQNGTLTLAVYSCDMYSRHNCVGEAQLNLSDVVVDDSVKSPGEILFSINYLPAANRLIVVVMKARCLNSEKLKDLIDVSVKLTLMHQSLKLKKKHTRRVKHKINPIWNEMIMFEVPYDLLCKSSLELEMLNQDCSGQHHLLGKCSLGLNSTDLELSHWQEMLNKPKKQIAMWHKLHA